A window of the Candidatus Nitrosotalea okcheonensis genome harbors these coding sequences:
- a CDS encoding rhomboid family intramembrane serine protease — protein MLPIRDENPKPIGYRPYITYSLIVINILVFFWEIAVTHQIWEFTNQRAENMLLSYGTIPNNIVNGLADHNYSVFASIFSSMFLHAGIMHIGGNMLFLWIFGDNIEYKFGRGKFLALYLFWGVVADFFYILSNPSSPLPALGASGAISGVLGAYLILFPNTKVVTLMFLGFFTRLVRISAKWWLLFWFLFQNILPVFIGSSGSGIAFFAHIGGFLVGLFVGYIYKKTHSSEFTYGTRYGWKGGGTKWGT, from the coding sequence ATGCTGCCTATTAGGGATGAAAATCCAAAGCCCATAGGATATCGACCTTACATAACTTATTCTTTAATCGTAATCAACATTCTTGTCTTTTTTTGGGAGATAGCTGTAACTCATCAGATTTGGGAGTTTACAAATCAACGCGCAGAAAATATGTTATTGAGTTATGGTACTATTCCTAACAATATTGTAAATGGATTGGCAGATCACAATTACAGTGTATTTGCTTCTATTTTCAGTTCTATGTTTCTACATGCAGGTATAATGCACATTGGAGGCAACATGTTGTTTCTCTGGATATTTGGAGACAATATTGAATACAAATTTGGAAGGGGAAAATTTTTGGCACTTTATCTTTTTTGGGGTGTAGTAGCAGACTTTTTTTATATTCTATCAAATCCTTCTAGTCCACTACCTGCACTAGGAGCTTCTGGTGCAATCTCTGGTGTACTTGGTGCATATCTCATCTTATTTCCAAACACCAAGGTAGTAACACTAATGTTTCTTGGATTTTTCACCAGACTCGTTAGGATCTCAGCCAAGTGGTGGTTATTGTTCTGGTTTCTTTTCCAAAATATCTTGCCAGTATTTATTGGATCAAGTGGTTCTGGTATAGCCTTTTTTGCTCATATTGGTGGATTTCTAGTGGGTTTGTTTGTTGGATATATTTACAAAAAGACTCATAGCTCAGAATTTACCTATGGTACAAGGTATGGATGGAAAGGTGGTGGCACCAAATGGGGAACTTGA
- a CDS encoding ribosome biogenesis protein — protein sequence MLSLVIAESALELVPLELQRHNSVTASAKRFNKKPSEILLDISWHFAAMKGIKNEIKRGRPDLVHFSLLEACSIPLYFENKVNVFVHTIDDKVIFIGQNVRLPKSYHRFIGLVEKLYAIKEIKENNNVLLALKNMSFGNLIKKINPEQTIALSSKGIENSYQKLANEIKDNTCLIIGGFSKGHFSDNISKYFDKTVSVDKNPLEAHIIISRILYEYEKRIIM from the coding sequence TTGCTCTCGCTTGTAATAGCAGAATCTGCATTAGAATTAGTACCTTTAGAGTTACAGAGGCATAATTCTGTTACAGCATCCGCCAAGAGATTTAACAAAAAACCATCTGAAATTTTGCTTGACATATCATGGCACTTTGCTGCAATGAAGGGAATCAAAAATGAGATAAAGAGAGGAAGACCAGATTTGGTACATTTTTCACTTCTTGAAGCTTGTAGCATTCCCCTTTATTTTGAAAATAAAGTGAATGTGTTTGTTCACACCATTGATGATAAAGTTATTTTTATAGGTCAAAATGTAAGATTGCCAAAATCATATCATAGATTCATAGGACTTGTTGAGAAACTGTATGCAATTAAAGAAATTAAAGAAAATAATAATGTACTTCTTGCGTTAAAGAATATGAGTTTTGGCAATCTAATTAAAAAAATCAATCCAGAACAGACAATTGCACTTTCAAGTAAAGGGATCGAAAATTCTTACCAAAAATTAGCTAATGAGATAAAAGATAACACTTGTCTTATAATAGGAGGATTTTCAAAAGGTCACTTTTCTGATAATATTAGTAAGTATTTTGACAAGACGGTTTCTGTAGATAAAAATCCACTTGAAGCTCACATTATAATTTCACGTATACTCTATGAATACGAAAAAAGAATTATTATGTAG
- a CDS encoding tautomerase family protein, translated as MPLITISMYPGRNEKQKEEFAKAITKSAVEILKTKENHVIVVFEENPKENWYMAGNPL; from the coding sequence ATGCCTCTCATAACAATTTCAATGTATCCGGGAAGAAATGAAAAGCAGAAAGAGGAATTTGCTAAAGCCATAACAAAATCGGCAGTTGAGATCCTTAAGACAAAAGAAAATCATGTAATTGTGGTTTTTGAAGAGAATCCCAAGGAAAATTGGTATATGGCAGGAAATCCACTCTAA
- a CDS encoding carbon-nitrogen hydrolase family protein produces MTKIAVVQMQAETDKKNNLKKILRYISQAAHKNSEICTFPEFMMCYTPSSQSPADLAEIAEKINGEFVSSISEEAKKNSIQIIGTLYEKSPKPNRVYDTSFFIGKTGKVVSTYRKIHLYDALGFKESTKLYPGSSITKPVKTSAGKMGMMICYDLRFPEMSRILALSGSEILVVPSAWVQGEMKEEHWITINKTRAIENGCYVISPDQVGNIYCGRSMVVNPYGKILLDMKKKEGIGIVDISIDEVKQVRQKLPLLQNRRTDIYTNLKI; encoded by the coding sequence GTGACAAAAATTGCCGTAGTTCAAATGCAAGCTGAGACAGACAAAAAAAATAACTTGAAAAAAATACTAAGATACATATCGCAAGCAGCACACAAAAATTCTGAAATTTGCACCTTTCCGGAATTCATGATGTGTTACACACCATCATCTCAATCTCCTGCTGATCTTGCAGAAATCGCTGAAAAAATAAATGGCGAATTTGTTTCATCCATATCTGAAGAAGCAAAAAAAAATTCCATACAAATCATCGGTACTTTATATGAAAAAAGCCCAAAACCAAACAGAGTATATGATACATCTTTTTTCATAGGAAAAACTGGTAAAGTCGTATCAACATACAGAAAAATTCATCTCTATGACGCACTTGGATTCAAGGAATCCACAAAACTTTATCCTGGTTCATCAATTACAAAACCTGTAAAAACCAGTGCAGGAAAAATGGGGATGATGATTTGTTATGATCTTAGATTTCCAGAAATGTCTAGGATATTAGCCTTGTCAGGTTCCGAAATTCTTGTAGTTCCATCTGCATGGGTACAAGGAGAAATGAAAGAAGAACACTGGATTACGATAAACAAGACAAGAGCTATTGAGAATGGTTGTTACGTAATTTCTCCAGATCAAGTTGGAAACATTTACTGTGGAAGAAGTATGGTAGTTAATCCCTATGGGAAAATACTTCTTGATATGAAGAAAAAAGAAGGAATCGGAATTGTTGACATTTCTATTGATGAGGTCAAACAAGTAAGGCAAAAACTTCCGCTTTTACAAAACAGACGTACTGATATTTACACCAACCTCAAGATTTAG
- a CDS encoding ribonuclease P protein component 4, protein MKPAIKVLLIERMKILIKNAISNVRSNPELAERQAMLAKRLCTKYRIRMPYELRMNYCKKCKKFIVPGFTARIRMGRSTIKSIRVTCSFCNHTYRKIIKKQIPIGQ, encoded by the coding sequence ATGAAACCCGCAATCAAGGTTCTTCTAATAGAGAGAATGAAAATTTTAATTAAAAATGCCATATCAAATGTAAGATCTAATCCTGAATTGGCAGAAAGGCAGGCGATGCTTGCTAAGAGACTGTGTACAAAATATCGTATTAGAATGCCGTATGAATTGAGGATGAATTATTGCAAAAAGTGTAAAAAATTCATTGTACCAGGATTTACGGCAAGAATAAGGATGGGAAGAAGTACTATCAAATCGATACGTGTCACCTGTAGTTTTTGTAATCATACATATCGAAAGATAATCAAAAAACAAATTCCAATAGGTCAATGA
- a CDS encoding DNA topoisomerase — MKDQTTQTSVAKKRIDPRNSVNITKKKIGKIQNEIRQYYDKNGYLSWSEKKRKYVILGTNTPVNGLVECPDCHIGKLLIIRSRQTKKRFVGCSNYHNGCRASSPLVQRGMICATKISCKICLWPIIFQRYSRKQKWARQCSNIRCTSRTKS; from the coding sequence TTGAAAGATCAAACTACTCAGACATCAGTTGCCAAAAAACGAATAGATCCTAGAAATTCTGTTAACATAACAAAGAAAAAAATTGGCAAGATTCAGAATGAAATAAGACAATATTATGACAAGAACGGATATCTTTCATGGTCAGAGAAAAAGAGAAAATATGTCATTTTAGGAACAAATACTCCTGTTAACGGTCTTGTGGAATGCCCTGATTGTCACATAGGAAAACTTCTCATAATAAGATCTCGCCAAACAAAGAAACGATTCGTAGGATGTTCAAATTACCATAATGGCTGTAGAGCATCATCTCCGCTGGTGCAGAGAGGTATGATTTGTGCAACAAAGATTTCTTGCAAGATTTGTTTGTGGCCAATTATTTTCCAAAGGTATTCTAGAAAACAAAAATGGGCACGACAATGTTCTAACATACGATGTACAAGTAGAACTAAATCTTGA
- the nrdD gene encoding anaerobic ribonucleoside-triphosphate reductase, with product MELSEDFSDPKRGGILQSASKRVRMIFSVMASPNRIDILRILNSKGPLTYSELKSLAGFKSKKESGKFAYHLRKLLRQSLVALNKSERRYTITNLGKLVLSLARQIEERSIIESGKMYVRTSHESIEEFNSHKIIQSLVREGSLPLELAQKITEEVENRIYKFQTSYLTSSLIREMVNSVLLEQGHEDYRHKLARFGLPGYDIHEMLTNVDGIHNGVEGLLFKTGQNVFGEYLVLNTLPKDVADSHLSGDLHITNAGLWSLLPDTIFVNIKELIEEGVDLRGKFLGVARTSSPSSLDDLFTSLSILTCLLIKEASQEVVMDGLVAILQKYSKNLPEVEEKLANCFAKISTGSKYGKDGTLASFRISIGTEPKVIGTILQAYKKYVKSTPLPSIGLIIDYEKAKISDYSEILADIIALGGHVMFAKGLVSNKGLAREDTKNIGTTSINLESLSINMPRLAFESNKDETYFRARLALLMKPALAAMSLRKKEISDLTRRGLNPILANNTQYMQKGSVTLVVNLIGLKEAVYGILGYENNKAGHEILAKVINTAMEVATKKGKEMGDNVIVTMTESDAASRFSSLDGEKYGKMSINNHVMGESYSEGVVLDASEMTEMNPKNEKIAESNYFSKILNGGLLIQLKIPDTMDSSGIKKAIEKAGDLLGSFRPVKKVPICSNCGLKEEKIAEKCSVCKSPYILA from the coding sequence ATGGAACTGAGCGAGGACTTTAGCGATCCTAAACGTGGAGGAATATTACAATCAGCATCAAAACGTGTAAGAATGATCTTTTCTGTTATGGCAAGTCCCAACCGAATTGATATCTTACGTATACTGAACTCCAAGGGACCGCTCACTTATTCAGAATTGAAATCTCTTGCCGGCTTCAAATCAAAAAAGGAAAGTGGCAAGTTCGCATATCACTTGAGAAAATTGTTGCGACAATCTCTTGTAGCCTTAAACAAATCTGAAAGACGATATACCATTACTAACTTGGGAAAACTAGTTCTAAGTCTTGCAAGACAGATCGAAGAACGATCTATAATTGAAAGTGGAAAAATGTATGTCAGAACATCACATGAATCTATAGAAGAATTCAATTCTCATAAGATCATTCAATCATTAGTTAGAGAAGGTAGTCTTCCACTGGAGCTTGCTCAAAAAATAACTGAAGAAGTAGAGAACAGGATATACAAATTCCAAACGTCTTATCTTACATCTTCACTCATACGTGAAATGGTCAACTCTGTCCTCTTAGAACAGGGTCATGAGGATTATAGGCATAAACTGGCAAGATTTGGGTTACCTGGTTATGATATTCATGAGATGCTAACTAATGTAGATGGTATTCATAACGGAGTAGAAGGTTTGCTATTCAAAACAGGACAGAATGTATTTGGTGAATATCTTGTTTTAAATACTCTGCCTAAGGATGTAGCTGATTCTCATCTCTCAGGTGATCTTCATATTACAAATGCTGGACTGTGGTCACTTCTTCCAGATACAATATTTGTGAATATTAAGGAACTTATTGAAGAGGGAGTTGACTTGAGAGGAAAATTCTTGGGTGTAGCAAGAACATCATCACCAAGTTCACTGGATGATCTTTTCACTTCCTTATCTATACTCACATGTCTTCTCATAAAAGAAGCATCACAAGAAGTAGTGATGGATGGATTGGTTGCCATATTACAAAAATATTCCAAGAATTTGCCTGAAGTTGAAGAAAAACTTGCAAATTGCTTTGCAAAAATATCTACAGGATCTAAATATGGAAAGGATGGAACGCTTGCTTCATTTAGAATTTCCATTGGAACAGAACCAAAAGTGATTGGAACTATTCTTCAAGCCTACAAAAAATATGTAAAGTCAACACCCCTTCCCTCTATAGGATTAATTATTGATTATGAAAAAGCCAAGATAAGTGACTATTCAGAAATTTTAGCAGATATAATTGCACTAGGAGGACATGTTATGTTTGCTAAAGGATTGGTATCTAACAAGGGATTGGCAAGAGAAGATACAAAGAATATTGGAACAACTTCTATCAATCTAGAGTCTTTATCAATTAATATGCCAAGACTTGCATTTGAGTCTAATAAAGATGAAACCTATTTCCGAGCACGACTTGCATTGTTGATGAAACCTGCACTAGCAGCCATGTCTCTAAGAAAGAAGGAGATATCTGATCTAACAAGACGTGGTCTCAATCCAATCCTTGCAAACAATACACAGTATATGCAAAAGGGATCAGTGACTTTGGTTGTTAATTTGATCGGATTAAAGGAAGCAGTTTATGGTATTCTGGGATATGAAAATAATAAGGCTGGGCACGAAATATTAGCCAAAGTGATAAACACTGCTATGGAGGTCGCTACAAAGAAAGGAAAAGAAATGGGTGATAATGTTATTGTGACAATGACTGAGAGTGACGCTGCAAGTCGCTTCTCATCGCTTGATGGTGAAAAATATGGCAAAATGTCAATTAATAATCATGTTATGGGAGAATCGTATTCAGAAGGGGTTGTTCTAGATGCCTCTGAGATGACAGAGATGAATCCGAAGAATGAAAAGATCGCGGAATCAAATTACTTCTCAAAAATACTTAATGGTGGTCTCTTGATACAATTAAAGATCCCAGATACAATGGATTCTTCAGGAATAAAGAAGGCAATAGAAAAGGCAGGCGATCTATTAGGATCCTTTAGGCCTGTCAAAAAAGTGCCTATATGCAGCAATTGTGGACTCAAAGAGGAAAAGATCGCTGAAAAGTGTTCAGTGTGCAAGTCTCCTTACATACTAGCATAA
- a CDS encoding 30S ribosomal protein S19e: MAKAYDVPADLLIGKLSETLKNEDIVQPSWIPFVKTGAHAVKPPQQSDWYYTRCASLLRKIYLHGPIGINDLRSMYGGTKPVGYGGAHHRDAGGAIIRTAVHSLEKLGYLDKVEGKGRTISHEGMKKLDRLSTEILNELIVKNPNLKKYS; encoded by the coding sequence ATGGCAAAGGCGTACGATGTACCAGCGGATTTATTGATCGGTAAATTATCCGAGACTCTAAAGAATGAAGATATAGTACAACCAAGCTGGATTCCATTTGTTAAAACTGGTGCTCATGCAGTAAAGCCTCCTCAACAGAGTGATTGGTATTATACAAGATGTGCATCTCTTCTAAGAAAAATTTACTTGCACGGACCTATTGGCATAAATGACTTGAGATCAATGTATGGAGGTACAAAGCCTGTTGGTTATGGAGGAGCTCATCATAGAGATGCTGGTGGTGCAATAATAAGAACAGCAGTACATAGTTTGGAAAAATTAGGTTATTTAGATAAAGTTGAAGGAAAGGGTAGAACGATATCTCATGAAGGTATGAAGAAACTTGATAGACTATCAACTGAGATCTTGAACGAATTAATTGTAAAGAATCCCAATCTGAAGAAATACTCCTGA
- a CDS encoding thiolase domain-containing protein — MEKVCLIGAGSTKYGKLEDSITDIALQASVDAIESAGIGPKEIQAGYISNVFGIADKQVHLGPVIMSNLGIPEVPSLSIESACGSGSISFREAYANVAAGFYDAVLATGVEKVTHTGTEWTTTYFSYCSDFFYEGGAGASFPGLFASMARAYLAEYKATEEDLAMVAVKNHDNGLLNPKAHLRKKITIDDVMKSAVVASPLKLYDCCPFSDGASAVIICSEKFAKAHTKNYVEVIGSGRGGSPAALQGRDHITTIPSTRIAAQAAYKMAGVTPKDIDFAEVHDCFTIAELVDTEDLGFFEQGKAVQAVREGRTKLNGDISINPSGGLKSKGHPIGATGIGQVAEVFDQLTGKAGERTVKDAKIGLTHNFGATGASCAVHIFKSV; from the coding sequence GTGGAAAAAGTCTGTCTTATTGGGGCTGGCAGCACAAAATATGGTAAATTAGAAGATAGTATTACTGATATTGCACTTCAGGCATCGGTTGATGCTATAGAAAGTGCAGGAATAGGTCCAAAAGAGATTCAGGCAGGATACATTTCTAATGTATTTGGCATTGCAGACAAACAAGTTCATCTAGGTCCTGTCATAATGAGCAATCTTGGCATTCCAGAAGTTCCTTCACTTTCAATTGAATCTGCATGTGGAAGTGGTTCTATTTCATTTAGAGAGGCATACGCAAATGTTGCTGCAGGATTTTATGACGCAGTATTGGCAACAGGAGTAGAAAAAGTAACTCATACTGGTACTGAATGGACTACAACTTATTTTTCATATTGTTCTGATTTCTTTTACGAGGGAGGAGCTGGTGCCTCATTTCCAGGATTATTTGCATCCATGGCAAGAGCATATCTTGCAGAATACAAAGCTACAGAAGAAGATCTTGCAATGGTCGCAGTAAAGAATCACGATAATGGTCTTCTTAATCCAAAAGCGCATCTCAGAAAAAAAATTACCATAGACGATGTAATGAAATCAGCAGTAGTTGCAAGCCCATTAAAACTGTATGACTGTTGTCCATTTTCAGATGGTGCAAGTGCAGTTATAATATGCAGTGAAAAATTTGCAAAGGCACACACTAAAAATTATGTTGAAGTTATTGGATCTGGTAGGGGTGGGTCACCTGCTGCACTCCAAGGGAGAGATCATATTACTACAATACCAAGTACCAGAATTGCAGCACAGGCTGCATACAAGATGGCAGGTGTGACACCAAAAGATATTGATTTTGCAGAAGTTCATGATTGCTTTACAATTGCTGAGCTAGTTGATACTGAAGACTTGGGATTCTTTGAACAAGGGAAAGCTGTACAAGCAGTTAGAGAAGGGCGAACCAAACTTAATGGAGACATATCCATCAATCCATCCGGTGGTCTAAAATCAAAGGGTCATCCAATAGGTGCAACTGGAATCGGTCAAGTAGCAGAAGTTTTTGATCAATTAACTGGAAAAGCAGGAGAAAGAACAGTAAAAGACGCCAAAATCGGACTAACACATAACTTTGGTGCAACAGGCGCCAGTTGTGCCGTACATATATTCAAAAGTGTGTAA
- a CDS encoding Zn-ribbon domain-containing OB-fold protein, which produces MLTKEEFANNAKLGKVLTRKCTKCGHHHLVTTYFCQNCGNKGFENTIIDGKGTIVTYTIITVPPDGYEEYVPYAWVVMKLDESELRISGFMAGIKSPADLPLGTRARITGYDQRGIIIEKQ; this is translated from the coding sequence TTGCTAACAAAAGAAGAATTCGCCAACAATGCCAAATTAGGTAAGGTTCTTACTAGAAAATGTACGAAATGTGGACACCATCATCTTGTAACCACCTATTTTTGTCAAAATTGCGGGAATAAAGGATTTGAGAATACAATAATTGATGGGAAAGGTACCATTGTTACTTATACAATAATCACTGTACCACCAGATGGATACGAAGAATATGTTCCATATGCATGGGTAGTTATGAAACTAGACGAGTCTGAACTGAGGATCTCTGGTTTTATGGCAGGCATAAAATCTCCAGCAGATCTTCCTCTTGGAACAAGGGCAAGAATTACAGGTTATGATCAACGTGGAATCATAATCGAAAAACAGTAA
- a CDS encoding DNA-binding protein, which yields MSSHNPNDDRNPSDAEVSALKENALKTLLTAEARLRLNNVRLVKPDLAAMVENYLLGLASQGRLNSQISDDQLKQILLSTQQPKRDFKINRK from the coding sequence ATGAGCTCTCATAATCCAAATGACGATAGAAATCCAAGCGATGCAGAAGTCTCTGCTTTAAAAGAAAATGCACTAAAAACTCTTCTAACAGCTGAAGCAAGGTTAAGGTTAAACAATGTTAGATTGGTTAAACCCGATCTTGCAGCAATGGTCGAAAATTATCTTTTAGGATTGGCATCACAAGGAAGGCTAAATTCACAAATCTCAGATGACCAACTAAAGCAAATTTTGTTATCTACACAACAACCTAAACGAGATTTTAAGATTAATCGAAAATAG
- a CDS encoding adenosylcobalamin-dependent ribonucleoside-diphosphate reductase, whose product MTDFSQIENSIIQVKKRDGRVSDFQRDKISNAIYKALVACGRSDHGLADKLANHVLAKLVNRGFSSSEAPSVEDVQDMVESTLIEEGLGEIAKAYILYRHERRRVREEKMKVLESKSLDGVAKRFDLNCLRVLASRYLLRNNKGQITESPGEMFERVAILVGIADIIRDPSVFQIEGGNVQNTEEATRYLDKLDDFNYKFKIGKYYLNKYHFRSLINHYIDLAKHGQMKVSFRELLTMLAANKFEQYTERIKESADLMIAQDFLPNSPTMMNAGARLGQLSACFVLAMEDDMEKIMKSSSDAALIFKSGGGVGINYSDLRQEGDMVASTSGVASGPVSFMNIINTVTEVVKQGGKRRGANMGIIEAWHPDIEKFITAKTKPGVLENFNVSVGIWEDFWEALVNSSDGKFTLRSPRERDPVREINAHHLIDLIALSAWKSGEPGLIFFDIINKYNVFAKARGQPIRATNPCGEQSLYPYESCNLGSINLSNYVKRKADGQYEFDWQRYEETIRKTTRFLDNVIDVNTYPIPEIDKASKDSRRIGLGVMGVADLLFKLRIPYNSQEGYEFQEKLAEALTYYSMEESIALAKTRGPFPLCSKTEYPEGKIPIAGYYEKPKSARTYDWDALITKIQKHGIRNVLTTTVAPTGTLSMISDCSNGMEPMFALVFEKRVTVGRFFYTNKIFEAVLKEHGLYNDQILEKIANNYGSVKGIPEIPEWMQKIFVTAMDIHWADHLMAQGVWQRWIGNAIAKTINMPNDVSSDDVKAAYLLAHDLGLKGITVFRDGSRHEQVLHMTGNNVQKNFQVAPSTYVTDYISKNITNAYLKTEIERALQIKIPENVPSTPAPALTQEQMEERLCPTCKNNLVFAEGCSVCIECGYSGCTSG is encoded by the coding sequence TTGACAGATTTTTCACAAATAGAAAATTCGATCATTCAAGTAAAGAAACGTGATGGTCGAGTATCAGATTTCCAAAGAGATAAAATTTCAAACGCAATATACAAAGCACTTGTTGCCTGCGGAAGATCAGATCATGGGCTAGCAGATAAGCTGGCAAATCATGTTCTTGCAAAACTTGTGAATCGAGGATTTTCTAGTTCAGAGGCACCAAGTGTAGAGGATGTTCAAGACATGGTAGAGTCTACTCTAATTGAGGAAGGGCTTGGAGAGATCGCAAAGGCATACATCCTATACCGACACGAACGACGAAGAGTTAGAGAAGAAAAAATGAAGGTTCTTGAATCAAAATCTCTTGATGGTGTTGCAAAGAGATTTGATCTTAATTGCTTGCGAGTTCTGGCATCTAGATATCTACTCAGAAATAACAAAGGTCAGATAACTGAAAGTCCAGGTGAAATGTTCGAAAGAGTTGCTATTTTGGTAGGTATTGCTGATATCATTAGAGATCCATCTGTATTTCAAATTGAAGGCGGAAATGTCCAAAACACTGAGGAAGCGACAAGATATTTAGACAAACTTGATGATTTTAACTACAAATTCAAGATAGGAAAATACTATCTTAACAAATATCATTTTAGATCCTTGATAAATCACTATATAGACTTGGCAAAACACGGCCAAATGAAAGTCAGCTTCAGAGAATTGTTGACTATGTTGGCTGCAAACAAGTTTGAGCAATACACTGAGAGAATCAAAGAATCGGCCGATCTGATGATTGCGCAAGACTTTCTACCTAATTCTCCAACCATGATGAACGCCGGTGCACGATTGGGCCAACTTTCTGCATGTTTTGTTCTTGCAATGGAAGACGACATGGAAAAAATAATGAAATCATCCTCTGATGCCGCGTTGATATTCAAATCTGGAGGTGGAGTTGGTATCAACTATTCCGATCTCAGACAAGAGGGAGATATGGTAGCATCAACATCCGGAGTAGCCTCAGGTCCTGTCTCATTCATGAATATCATTAACACTGTTACTGAAGTAGTCAAACAAGGTGGTAAACGAAGAGGCGCAAACATGGGAATTATAGAAGCATGGCATCCAGATATTGAAAAGTTTATCACCGCAAAAACAAAACCAGGGGTTCTTGAAAACTTCAATGTAAGTGTAGGAATTTGGGAAGATTTCTGGGAAGCACTTGTTAATTCATCTGATGGAAAATTTACCCTCAGAAGTCCACGTGAGAGAGATCCTGTACGAGAAATAAACGCACATCATTTGATTGATCTGATTGCACTTTCTGCATGGAAAAGCGGTGAACCCGGACTGATCTTTTTTGATATTATAAACAAATACAATGTTTTTGCAAAAGCACGAGGTCAACCAATCAGAGCAACAAACCCATGTGGAGAACAAAGCCTTTATCCATACGAATCATGCAATCTCGGTTCAATCAATCTATCTAACTATGTCAAGAGAAAAGCTGATGGTCAATACGAATTTGACTGGCAGAGATATGAGGAAACCATTCGAAAGACAACAAGATTCCTTGATAACGTTATAGATGTTAATACATATCCAATTCCTGAAATTGACAAGGCATCAAAAGATTCCAGAAGAATCGGACTTGGAGTAATGGGGGTTGCAGATCTCTTGTTCAAATTACGAATTCCGTACAATTCACAAGAAGGATATGAATTCCAAGAAAAGCTTGCTGAAGCGTTAACATATTATTCCATGGAAGAAAGTATTGCACTAGCAAAGACACGAGGACCATTTCCACTATGTTCAAAAACTGAATACCCAGAGGGTAAAATTCCTATTGCTGGGTATTATGAAAAACCAAAGAGTGCTCGCACCTATGATTGGGATGCTTTGATTACCAAAATTCAAAAACATGGTATAAGAAATGTTCTGACAACAACAGTCGCTCCTACTGGTACATTATCCATGATATCTGACTGTTCAAACGGAATGGAACCAATGTTTGCACTAGTCTTTGAAAAGAGGGTAACAGTGGGTAGGTTCTTCTATACCAACAAAATCTTTGAAGCAGTACTAAAAGAACATGGACTATACAACGATCAAATTCTAGAAAAAATTGCAAATAATTATGGTTCTGTGAAGGGAATACCTGAAATTCCTGAATGGATGCAGAAGATATTTGTCACTGCAATGGATATTCACTGGGCAGATCACCTGATGGCTCAAGGAGTATGGCAGCGCTGGATAGGTAACGCTATTGCAAAGACAATCAACATGCCAAACGATGTATCGTCTGATGATGTAAAAGCTGCATACCTACTAGCGCATGATCTTGGCCTGAAAGGAATTACTGTATTTCGGGATGGTTCAAGACATGAACAAGTATTACACATGACAGGAAATAATGTTCAAAAGAACTTCCAAGTAGCCCCCAGTACTTATGTCACAGACTATATCTCAAAGAATATCACAAATGCATATCTAAAAACTGAGATAGAAAGAGCACTTCAAATAAAAATTCCAGAGAATGTACCATCTACTCCAGCACCAGCACTTACTCAAGAACAAATGGAAGAAAGACTGTGTCCTACATGTAAAAACAATCTAGTATTTGCAGAAGGGTGTAGCGTCTGTATTGAATGTGGATATAGCGGCTGTACATCCGGCTAA